The proteins below come from a single uncultured Carboxylicivirga sp. genomic window:
- the hemA gene encoding glutamyl-tRNA reductase produces the protein MVGLIGISHQTAKLEIREQLVITKGEIAGLYEYLNRECDVNGIMALSTCNRTELYFEAESSQVDNIQDYTNKVISAYSSYFKKSENIKQYLYTHTGLDAARHLFKVATGLDSLLLGEYQIVSQLKEAFSWVDKTAMVGPELTRMVHKAFEAGKEVRTRTSINKGAVSVSSAAVELMGKKLGCHSNIKALTVGAGETGTIVAINLSKKGCVNNIITNRTFDKAIQLADRVNGKAIEYGNHIQELDNVDIVTFATGSPRVLFTKEIAQVVMKNRAGKPLMVMDLSNPRNVAADTASVEGITLFDLDQMEEVVKANFEKRKGKLAEAEAIIDEVLEEFESWLNMRMMSAAISSITSTFKNIHQVEAKNYKKAKDEESTQKITEYGDHLSAKFTRMIIKQIKEVTNEGRDPEKVKLIEEFFNFSS, from the coding sequence ATGGTTGGTTTAATAGGAATTAGTCACCAAACAGCTAAACTCGAAATACGTGAACAACTGGTAATTACCAAAGGTGAAATTGCCGGATTATATGAATATCTCAATCGCGAATGTGATGTTAATGGAATAATGGCATTAAGCACTTGTAATCGCACCGAACTTTATTTCGAAGCCGAAAGTTCTCAGGTTGATAATATACAAGATTATACAAATAAAGTAATCAGTGCTTACAGCTCCTACTTTAAAAAGTCTGAAAACATCAAACAGTATCTGTATACCCATACCGGATTGGATGCTGCCCGTCACTTGTTTAAAGTGGCTACCGGATTAGATTCTCTTCTTTTAGGCGAATATCAAATAGTATCTCAATTAAAAGAAGCCTTTTCGTGGGTTGATAAAACAGCGATGGTAGGTCCTGAATTAACCAGAATGGTTCATAAAGCATTTGAAGCTGGTAAAGAAGTACGTACCAGAACATCTATTAATAAAGGTGCCGTGTCGGTTAGTTCAGCCGCCGTTGAGTTGATGGGTAAAAAATTGGGATGTCATTCGAACATAAAAGCGCTTACAGTTGGAGCTGGCGAAACCGGAACCATAGTAGCTATTAACCTATCAAAAAAAGGATGTGTTAACAACATCATAACCAATCGTACTTTTGATAAAGCAATTCAGTTGGCAGATAGAGTAAATGGTAAGGCCATTGAGTATGGGAATCATATACAAGAGCTGGATAATGTTGATATTGTAACGTTTGCAACAGGTTCTCCACGGGTATTATTTACCAAAGAAATTGCTCAGGTGGTAATGAAAAATCGTGCAGGTAAACCATTAATGGTGATGGATTTATCCAATCCACGAAATGTTGCTGCCGATACTGCTTCTGTAGAAGGTATTACTTTGTTTGATTTGGATCAGATGGAAGAAGTTGTAAAAGCAAACTTCGAAAAGCGTAAAGGCAAACTGGCCGAAGCTGAAGCTATTATCGATGAAGTGTTGGAAGAATTTGAAAGTTGGTTAAATATGCGCATGATGAGTGCTGCAATCAGTTCAATAACATCTACATTTAAAAATATTCACCAAGTTGAAGCCAAAAATTATAAGAAGGCAAAAGACGAAGAAAGCACACAAAAAATAACAGAGTATGGCGATCATTTAAGTGCCAAGTTCACCCGAATGATCATCAAGCAAATAAAAGAAGTAACCAATGAAGGTAGAGATCCTGAAAAGGTGAAACTTATCGAAGAATTTTTTAATTTCAGCTCTTAA
- a CDS encoding shikimate kinase, with amino-acid sequence MEIKRVFLVGFMGSGKSTLGRRLKHEMDWDFLDLDDVFEDKYQTTIKEYFTKHGEDAFRIAEKECLRDVIHSDKVIIATGGGTPCFFDNMEVMNQNGLTIYLKLSVETIISRLSSGKNVRPLVADKSGDELYHFIQDKLAEREDFYNQSKVIADAEILSVDAYVNIIKASGDLP; translated from the coding sequence ATGGAAATTAAGAGAGTATTTCTGGTTGGTTTTATGGGGAGTGGTAAATCCACTCTCGGTAGACGTCTTAAACACGAGATGGATTGGGATTTTCTTGATCTCGATGATGTGTTTGAAGATAAATATCAAACTACCATTAAGGAATATTTTACAAAACATGGTGAGGATGCTTTCCGTATTGCTGAAAAGGAGTGTCTTCGCGATGTTATTCATTCAGATAAAGTAATTATTGCCACAGGAGGTGGTACTCCATGCTTTTTCGATAATATGGAGGTAATGAACCAAAATGGTTTGACCATATATCTTAAATTAAGTGTAGAGACGATTATATCACGATTAAGTTCTGGCAAAAATGTACGACCTTTAGTTGCCGATAAATCAGGTGATGAACTTTATCATTTTATTCAGGATAAACTCGCTGAACGAGAAGATTTCTACAATCAAAGTAAAGTAATTGCTGATGCTGAAATTTTAAGTGTTGATGCCTATGTCAACATTATTAAGGCATCGGGAGATTTGCCTTGA
- a CDS encoding DNA gyrase/topoisomerase IV subunit A encodes MSYDDTNNTDLPEDINPEENKQGENQIWNESKLSHLPGMYREWFLDYASYVILERAVPHMNDGLKPVQRRILHAMRRMDDGRYNKVANIIGFTMQFHPHGDASIGDALVQLGQKDLLIDCQGNWGNVYTGDSAAAPRYIEARLTKFAQEVVFNPKTTEWKLSYDGRNNEPVTLPVKFPLLLAQGVEGIAVGLASKLLPHNFNELIDASINCLENKPFELYPDFPTGGMMDASRYNDGLRGGAVKVRAKISKVDSKTLMISDIPYGKNTTSLIESILKANEKGKIKIKKIDDNTAENVEILIYLPSGSSPDKTIDALYAFTDCEVSISPNSCVIKENKPHFVGVSQILRENTDNTKYLLTRELEIRRGELEDAWHMSSLERIFIENKIYQRIEDCETWEAIIQTIDHGLDPFKPTLRREVTRDDITKLTEIKIKRISKFDAKKADEYIASLEEEMEQIDYNLANIVTYTIDYYKRIKKQFGKNFPRKTEIRSFENIVASKVVVKNEKLYINREDGFIGTSLKKDEFVCDCSDIDDVIIFYKDGKYMITKVSDKAFVGKNIMHIAVFKKNDKRTIYNAVYRDGKDGMVFMKRFAVTGITRDKDYDLTQGTPGSSIMYFSANPNGESEILKVVLRPKARIRNLIFDLDMGELAIKGRGARGNIVTKYEVQKVVLRRKGESTLGGRKIWFEQETLRLNADGRGKFLGEFHAGEQILVITKDGKFFHTTYDLSNHYEDNILIIEKFNSNMVWSAVYFDADQDFYYVKRFQLDASNKPQSFIGDNPKSRIVNIMHVEYPRLEVKFGGDDKLREKLIVEVAEFIGVKSFKAKGKRLTTYQISKIQELEPLIKEEPKEDLPDDMEDQNSTLEDDKDQMSLFDNGN; translated from the coding sequence ATGAGTTACGACGATACAAATAACACCGACCTACCAGAAGATATAAATCCAGAAGAAAACAAACAGGGAGAAAATCAGATTTGGAACGAATCCAAATTGAGCCATTTGCCGGGCATGTACCGTGAGTGGTTTCTCGATTACGCTTCTTATGTAATTTTGGAGCGTGCTGTTCCGCATATGAACGATGGTTTAAAACCTGTACAACGACGTATTTTACACGCCATGCGCCGTATGGATGATGGGCGATATAATAAGGTTGCCAACATCATTGGTTTTACCATGCAGTTTCACCCTCATGGTGATGCTTCTATTGGTGATGCTTTGGTTCAGTTAGGTCAAAAGGATTTATTGATCGATTGTCAGGGTAACTGGGGGAACGTTTATACGGGCGATAGTGCAGCTGCACCTCGTTATATCGAGGCTCGTTTAACCAAGTTTGCTCAGGAGGTGGTGTTTAATCCCAAAACAACTGAGTGGAAATTATCATACGATGGTCGTAACAACGAACCTGTTACACTTCCTGTAAAATTCCCGTTATTGTTGGCTCAGGGTGTTGAAGGAATTGCGGTTGGTTTGGCTTCAAAACTGTTACCTCATAACTTCAACGAGTTGATTGATGCTTCTATCAATTGTCTCGAAAATAAACCGTTTGAATTGTATCCCGACTTCCCAACGGGGGGTATGATGGATGCATCAAGATATAACGATGGATTGCGCGGTGGTGCCGTAAAAGTAAGAGCAAAGATTTCAAAAGTGGATAGTAAAACACTGATGATTTCTGATATTCCTTACGGTAAAAATACTACCAGTTTGATTGAATCGATTTTGAAAGCCAACGAAAAAGGCAAAATCAAAATCAAGAAAATTGACGATAACACAGCCGAGAATGTTGAGATACTGATTTATCTTCCTTCCGGTTCATCACCTGACAAAACAATTGATGCTCTGTATGCATTTACCGATTGTGAGGTATCAATTTCTCCTAACTCATGTGTGATAAAAGAAAATAAACCACATTTTGTGGGAGTTTCTCAAATTCTTCGTGAGAATACAGATAATACTAAATATCTGTTAACTCGCGAGTTGGAGATTAGACGAGGAGAATTGGAAGATGCGTGGCATATGTCTTCGTTGGAGCGAATTTTCATCGAGAATAAGATTTATCAGCGTATTGAGGATTGTGAAACATGGGAGGCCATCATTCAAACAATTGATCATGGTTTAGATCCTTTTAAACCTACGCTTCGAAGAGAGGTAACACGAGATGATATCACCAAACTGACTGAAATTAAGATCAAACGTATTTCAAAGTTTGATGCTAAAAAAGCAGATGAATACATTGCTTCGTTGGAAGAAGAGATGGAGCAGATTGATTATAATCTGGCTAACATCGTTACCTACACCATTGATTACTACAAACGAATTAAAAAGCAATTTGGAAAGAATTTTCCACGTAAAACAGAGATTCGTAGCTTCGAGAATATTGTGGCCTCTAAGGTTGTTGTTAAAAACGAGAAACTATATATCAATCGCGAAGATGGTTTTATTGGAACTTCGTTGAAGAAAGATGAATTTGTTTGCGATTGTTCTGATATTGATGATGTAATCATTTTCTATAAAGATGGTAAATACATGATAACCAAGGTGTCTGACAAGGCATTTGTAGGTAAAAATATTATGCATATTGCTGTGTTTAAGAAGAATGATAAACGAACCATTTACAATGCTGTTTACCGCGACGGTAAGGATGGAATGGTATTTATGAAACGTTTTGCCGTAACCGGAATCACGCGCGACAAAGATTATGATCTCACACAAGGAACACCTGGATCGTCTATTATGTATTTCAGTGCGAATCCAAATGGAGAATCAGAAATTTTGAAAGTGGTACTTCGTCCTAAGGCTCGTATCCGTAATCTTATTTTTGATTTGGATATGGGTGAATTGGCTATCAAAGGTCGAGGAGCCCGAGGTAATATAGTAACTAAATACGAGGTTCAAAAAGTAGTATTACGAAGAAAAGGTGAATCTACTTTAGGCGGTCGTAAGATATGGTTTGAACAAGAAACACTTCGTTTAAATGCTGATGGTAGAGGTAAGTTCTTGGGAGAATTTCATGCTGGTGAGCAAATTCTGGTGATTACCAAAGATGGTAAATTCTTCCACACAACTTATGATTTAAGTAATCACTACGAAGATAATATACTCATCATAGAGAAGTTTAATTCCAATATGGTTTGGTCTGCTGTTTATTTCGATGCCGATCAGGATTTCTACTATGTGAAACGCTTCCAATTAGATGCTTCCAATAAGCCACAATCGTTTATTGGCGATAATCCAAAATCGCGTATTGTGAATATTATGCATGTAGAGTATCCTCGCCTCGAAGTAAAATTTGGTGGTGATGATAAACTGCGCGAAAAATTAATTGTTGAGGTGGCTGAGTTTATCGGAGTTAAGAGTTTTAAAGCAAAAGGTAAACGTTTAACTACTTATCAGATTTCCAAAATTCAGGAATTAGAACCCTTAATTAAGGAAGAGCCGAAAGAAGATCTGCCTGATGATATGGAAGATCAAAATTCGACTCTCGAAGATGATAAAGACCAAATGTCGTTATTTGATAATGGAAATTAA
- a CDS encoding DNA topoisomerase IV subunit B translates to MQGSQNNQNYSEDAIRTLDWKEHIRKRPGMYIGKLGDGTYADDGIYVLLKEVMDNSIDEFMMGNGKKIEVTLSEEGRVTVRDFGRGIPLGKVIDVASKMNTGAKYDSKAFKKSVGLNGVGIKAVNALSTIFNVQAYRDGQTKRVEFSRGEVVIDHDITMSSDKNGTFIEFTPDPTIFENYTFHAEYIETLLKNYTYLNKGLAIVFNGQVFQSKNGLLDLLNENMDSEPLYPVIQLADEDLEIAITHGNQYGEEYYTFVNGQHTTQGGTHLIAFREAYVKTIRDFYNKNFDVADIRTSIIAAISIKIEEPVFESQTKTKLGSKDMGPNGPSVRNYVLDMITEKLDNFLHKNAEIADVLHKKILESEKERKAISGIKKLARDRAKKVSLHNKKLRDCRIHYTSNQEEKLASSIFITEGDSASGSITKARNVNSQAVFSLKGKPLNSYGLSRKVVYENEEFNLLQAALDIEEGLETLRYNQVIIATDADVDGMHIRLLLLTFFLQFFPELVKNGHLYILQTPLFRVRNKKTTFYCYSDEEKLSAIKKLGAKPEITRFKGLGEISPDEFKHFIGKDIRLEQVRMKKDVPIKDLLEFYMGKNTPDRQNFIIDNLVIEEDLVNDLEATK, encoded by the coding sequence ATGCAGGGTAGTCAAAATAATCAGAACTATTCAGAAGATGCTATTAGGACGCTGGATTGGAAAGAGCATATCCGTAAGCGCCCTGGTATGTATATTGGTAAGTTAGGTGATGGTACATATGCCGACGATGGTATTTATGTATTACTTAAAGAGGTGATGGATAACTCCATCGACGAATTTATGATGGGTAACGGAAAGAAAATTGAAGTTACACTTAGCGAAGAGGGTAGAGTTACTGTTCGCGACTTTGGTCGTGGTATTCCTCTAGGAAAAGTAATTGATGTTGCCTCTAAGATGAACACCGGTGCCAAATATGATTCAAAGGCATTTAAAAAGTCGGTTGGGTTAAACGGTGTGGGTATTAAAGCAGTAAATGCTTTAAGTACCATCTTTAATGTTCAGGCTTATCGTGATGGACAAACCAAGCGTGTTGAATTTAGTCGTGGTGAAGTAGTTATCGACCATGATATTACTATGTCATCCGACAAAAACGGTACTTTCATTGAATTTACTCCAGACCCTACTATCTTTGAAAACTATACGTTCCATGCCGAATACATCGAAACACTCCTAAAGAATTACACCTATCTGAATAAAGGATTGGCCATTGTTTTTAATGGTCAGGTATTCCAGAGTAAGAATGGTTTGCTCGATTTGCTGAATGAAAATATGGATTCGGAACCTTTGTATCCTGTTATTCAATTGGCCGACGAGGATCTTGAAATTGCCATTACACATGGCAACCAATATGGTGAAGAGTACTATACTTTCGTGAACGGTCAGCATACCACCCAGGGAGGTACGCATTTAATTGCCTTTCGTGAGGCTTATGTGAAGACTATACGCGATTTTTACAATAAAAACTTTGATGTTGCTGATATCAGAACAAGTATTATTGCTGCTATCAGTATTAAAATAGAAGAGCCTGTTTTTGAGTCTCAAACCAAAACAAAATTAGGTTCAAAAGATATGGGTCCTAATGGGCCATCGGTACGAAATTACGTGCTGGATATGATTACCGAAAAGCTGGATAACTTCTTACACAAAAATGCCGAGATTGCTGATGTGTTACACAAGAAGATTTTAGAATCGGAGAAAGAACGTAAAGCCATATCAGGTATTAAAAAACTGGCACGCGATCGTGCAAAAAAGGTAAGTCTTCATAACAAGAAACTTCGCGATTGTCGTATCCATTATACCTCTAATCAGGAAGAAAAATTAGCTAGTTCTATCTTCATTACTGAGGGAGATTCGGCAAGTGGATCGATCACTAAAGCACGTAACGTAAATTCGCAGGCTGTATTTAGTTTGAAAGGTAAGCCTTTGAATAGTTATGGTTTATCTCGTAAAGTAGTTTACGAAAACGAAGAGTTTAATCTGCTTCAGGCTGCTCTGGATATTGAAGAAGGCTTAGAAACATTGCGATACAATCAGGTAATTATTGCTACCGATGCCGATGTTGATGGTATGCATATCCGTTTGTTATTGCTTACTTTCTTCTTACAATTCTTTCCCGAACTAGTCAAAAATGGACACTTGTATATTTTACAAACTCCTTTGTTCAGGGTGCGAAATAAGAAGACAACTTTTTATTGTTATTCGGATGAGGAAAAACTTTCAGCTATTAAAAAGTTGGGAGCCAAGCCTGAGATTACCCGTTTTAAGGGATTGGGTGAAATCTCGCCAGACGAGTTTAAGCACTTTATAGGAAAAGACATTCGTTTGGAACAGGTAAGAATGAAGAAAGATGTTCCGATTAAAGACCTGCTTGAATTTTATATGGGTAAAAATACCCCTGATCGCCAAAATTTCATTATTGATAACTTGGTGATTGAAGAAGATTTGGTAAATGATTTAGAAGCGACTAAGTAG
- the obgE gene encoding GTPase ObgE → MAGSNFVDYVKIFCRSGKGGAGSAHLRREKFVAMGGPDGGDGGRGGHIIVVGNRNTWTLLHLKYKRHIFAGHGGSGGKQGSSGADGEDRYIEVPLGTVAKDAETGEVLFEITEHDQQEILVKGGRGGLGNMHFKSSTNQTPRYAQPGEDAVEMASILELKVLADVGLVGFPNAGKSTLLSVVSAAKPEIADYPFTTLVPNLGIVSYRDHQSFCMADIPGIIEGASEGKGIGLRFLRHIERNSILLFLVPADAEDIRGEYEILLNELRQYNPELLDKSRLLAISKADMLDEELIKEIKQDLPDIPSIFISSVANQGITELKDMIWKELMDANQ, encoded by the coding sequence ATGGCCGGATCAAATTTTGTTGATTACGTAAAAATATTTTGTCGTTCGGGAAAAGGAGGAGCAGGATCTGCGCATTTGCGTCGCGAGAAGTTCGTTGCCATGGGTGGTCCCGATGGAGGTGATGGTGGACGCGGAGGTCATATCATTGTGGTTGGAAACAGAAATACGTGGACGCTTCTTCACTTAAAATATAAGCGTCATATTTTCGCCGGACACGGTGGATCGGGTGGAAAACAAGGTTCATCAGGTGCTGATGGTGAAGATAGATATATTGAGGTGCCGTTAGGAACTGTAGCAAAAGATGCTGAAACAGGTGAAGTTTTGTTCGAAATTACAGAACACGATCAACAGGAAATTCTTGTAAAAGGTGGACGTGGTGGTTTGGGTAACATGCATTTCAAATCATCAACAAACCAAACGCCTCGATATGCTCAACCTGGAGAAGATGCTGTAGAAATGGCTTCTATCCTTGAGTTAAAAGTATTGGCTGATGTTGGTTTGGTTGGATTTCCGAATGCTGGTAAGTCAACATTGCTTTCGGTAGTTTCGGCTGCTAAACCCGAGATTGCAGATTATCCGTTTACTACATTGGTTCCTAATTTGGGAATTGTGTCTTATCGCGATCATCAATCATTCTGTATGGCCGATATACCTGGTATTATCGAAGGTGCCAGTGAAGGTAAAGGAATTGGTTTGCGTTTTCTTCGTCATATCGAACGAAATTCGATTCTACTTTTCTTAGTGCCTGCCGATGCCGAAGATATTAGGGGCGAGTACGAAATTTTATTGAACGAATTAAGGCAGTATAATCCTGAATTATTGGATAAATCAAGGCTTTTGGCTATTTCAAAAGCTGATATGTTGGACGAGGAGCTGATAAAAGAAATCAAACAAGATCTTCCCGACATCCCTTCTATTTTTATATCTTCGGTGGCCAACCAAGGCATCACCGAATTAAAAGATATGATATGGAAGGAACTGATGGACGCCAATCAATAG
- a CDS encoding adenylate kinase — protein sequence MLNLVIFGPPGSGKGTQGVKIAEKYSLEHVSTGDLLRNAIHNNTAEGAIAKSFIDKGELVPDEAIIDIMDVFMEKLPADKGILFDGFPRTVAQAEALNGLLADHNRSLSALLNLEVENEELIERLVLRGKTSGRSDDNEETIKKRLEVYEAQTLPVMDFYKKEGVYQSVKGVGDIEEIFNNICQVLDKVVEAEN from the coding sequence ATGCTTAATCTCGTAATCTTTGGCCCTCCGGGATCAGGAAAAGGAACTCAAGGGGTAAAAATAGCTGAAAAGTACAGCTTAGAACATGTTTCAACAGGCGATTTATTAAGAAACGCTATTCACAATAACACTGCAGAAGGTGCTATTGCTAAAAGCTTTATTGATAAAGGAGAATTAGTGCCGGATGAGGCTATTATTGACATTATGGATGTTTTTATGGAAAAACTTCCTGCTGATAAAGGTATCTTATTTGATGGTTTTCCAAGAACCGTTGCTCAAGCTGAAGCTTTAAATGGTTTGTTGGCTGATCACAACCGTTCTTTATCTGCTTTGTTAAATCTTGAAGTTGAAAACGAAGAATTAATTGAGCGTTTGGTATTAAGAGGTAAAACTTCAGGTCGTTCAGACGATAACGAAGAAACCATAAAAAAACGTTTAGAGGTATATGAGGCTCAGACATTACCTGTAATGGATTTTTACAAAAAAGAAGGCGTTTATCAATCTGTAAAAGGTGTGGGAGATATTGAAGAAATCTTTAATAATATCTGCCAGGTTCTTGATAAGGTAGTTGAGGCCGAAAATTAA
- the hpt gene encoding hypoxanthine phosphoribosyltransferase: MERVKVLDKEFELSISEENILKAVDEVAKRINQDLDGKNPLMLCVLNGSFMFASDLMKRITIPCEISFVKLSSYQGTGSTGKVKELIGLNEDIEGRTVVLLEDIVDTGLTISNTVDQVKAMGPADVRVATMLFKPDACKKDVTLDYVGMNIPNEFIVGYGLDYDGFGRNLRNIYTLAE, from the coding sequence ATGGAACGAGTTAAAGTATTAGATAAGGAGTTCGAATTGAGCATTTCCGAAGAAAATATTTTAAAAGCAGTAGATGAAGTCGCAAAGCGAATAAATCAAGATTTAGATGGAAAGAACCCTTTAATGCTTTGTGTTCTTAATGGTTCTTTTATGTTTGCTTCCGATTTAATGAAGCGTATCACTATACCTTGTGAAATTAGCTTTGTTAAACTTTCGTCTTACCAGGGAACGGGTTCAACCGGTAAAGTAAAAGAATTGATTGGGTTAAATGAAGATATCGAAGGCCGCACAGTTGTGTTGTTGGAAGATATTGTTGATACAGGTTTAACAATCAGTAATACAGTTGATCAAGTTAAAGCCATGGGGCCCGCAGATGTGCGTGTAGCTACCATGTTGTTTAAACCTGATGCTTGTAAGAAAGATGTAACATTGGATTATGTAGGAATGAATATTCCTAACGAATTTATTGTTGGTTACGGTCTTGATTACGATGGATTTGGTCGTAACTTACGCAATATTTATACATTGGCGGAATAA
- the purE gene encoding 5-(carboxyamino)imidazole ribonucleotide mutase: MQPKVSIIMGSTSDLPVMKKAADFLNDLEIPFEINALSAHRTPEQVEEFAKNAENRGVKVIIAAAGMAAHLPGVIASMVKIPVIGVPINASLDGLDALLAIVQMPPGIPVATVGINGAQNAGILAAQMIATGDSELSEKVAAFKESLKDKIVKANQDLAEVKYKFKTN; this comes from the coding sequence ATGCAACCAAAAGTGAGCATTATTATGGGTAGCACATCCGATTTACCAGTGATGAAAAAGGCTGCCGACTTTTTGAATGATCTAGAAATTCCTTTTGAGATTAATGCCTTATCAGCACACAGAACACCTGAACAGGTGGAGGAATTTGCTAAAAATGCAGAAAACAGAGGGGTAAAAGTAATAATTGCAGCTGCAGGTATGGCCGCTCATCTACCTGGTGTAATTGCTTCGATGGTAAAAATTCCAGTTATTGGGGTGCCAATCAATGCCAGTTTAGATGGTTTGGATGCCTTATTGGCCATTGTACAAATGCCTCCGGGAATTCCTGTGGCAACTGTAGGTATTAATGGAGCTCAGAATGCAGGTATTTTAGCTGCACAAATGATTGCAACTGGCGATTCTGAACTTTCGGAAAAAGTAGCCGCTTTTAAAGAAAGTTTGAAAGATAAAATTGTAAAAGCCAACCAAGATTTAGCTGAAGTGAAATATAAGTTCAAAACGAACTAA